A genomic segment from Sparus aurata chromosome 20, fSpaAur1.1, whole genome shotgun sequence encodes:
- the rhbdf1b gene encoding inactive rhomboid protein 1 isoform X2 — translation MDEPGSRNSSLQRKKPPWLKLDIPTIQLTPDDTPAHMQPVKRLRSVSMPGENPQTCMAALETSNNYLRPPLERLPSFTQSIKRGTADWFGVSKDSDSTQRWRRKSLQHCSHLYGGLKTQVMREMELHSQDNLSLASTETPPPLYLPPHHPSHHHYGMQRIVDPLARGRAFRMVEEVDGFSVPQTPITPGTASLCSFSSSRSALNRLPRRRKRESVAVMSLKAAAALMKGRTLGDSTAGRCRRRSFMPPSFFEDDTVDFPDDLDTSFFTREGLQDELSSYADEVFETPSEAALKQLDESELTGSALDKNELERSHLMLPLERGWRKAKDGSLVQPKVRLKQEVVSVNQQRGQKIAVPVKKLFAKEKRPYGLGMVGRLTNRTYRKRIDSYVKRQIEDMDDHRPFFTYWITFVHLLITILAVTIYGIAPVGFSQHETVDSVLRNKGVYENVKFVQQQNFWVGPSSEALIHLGAKFSPCMRQDQEIHKLIQEKRARERESGCCVRNDRSGCLQTLQEECSSTLAVWVKWPQHHSAPHLNGTLRQYGSVCHQDPRICLEPASVSPHEWPDDITKWPVCTRYNSGNHTNLPHIDCTITGRPCCIGTKGRCEITSREYCDFMRGYFHEEATLCSQVACMDDVCGLLPFLNPEIPDQFSRLWLSLFLHAGILHCLVSVFFQMTVLRDIEKLAGWLRVSIIYMLSGVTGNLASSIFLPYRAEVGPAGSQFGILACLFVELFQSWQILERPWRAFAKLLAISVFFFSFGLLPWIDNFAHICGFVSGFFLSFAFLPYISFGRSDMYRKRVQICIFLVVFLGLLSALAVLFYVYPVKCDWCEYLTCIPITDKFCEKYDLNAHLL, via the exons ATGGATGAGCCGGGCAGCCGGAACAGCAGCCTGCAGAGGAAAAAGCCACCATGGCTCAAACTGGACATCCCGACCATCCAGCTGACGCCCGACGACACGCCTGCGCACATGCAG ccGGTGAAGCGCCTGCGCAGTGTCAGCATGCCGGGGGAAAACCCTCAGACCTGCATGGCTGCCTTGGAAACTTCCAACAACTACCTCAGACCTCCTCTGGAGAGACTGCCCTCCTTCACACAGTCTATCAAGAG GGGTACGGCTGACTGGTTCGGGGTGAGCAAAGACAGCGACAGCACCCAgcgatggaggaggaagagcctGCAGCACTGCAGCCATCTGTACGGGGGTCTAAAGACGCAGGTGATGCGGGAGATGGAGCTACACAGCCAGGACAACCTCTCCCTGGCCAGCACTGAGACCCCTCCTCCCCTCTACCTCCCACCCCACCACCCCAGTCACCACCACTATGGCATGCAGAGG atcgTAGACCCCCTGGCCCGGGGGCGTGCCTTCCGCATGGTGGAAGAGGTAGACGGCTTCAGTGTCCCGCAAACGCCCATCACGCCCGGCACCGCCTCCCTCTGCTCCTTTTCCAGCTCCCGCTCCGCCCTCAACCGGCTGCCACGGCGACGCAAACGGGAGTCTGTCGCAGTCATGAGCCTCAAAGCTGCAGCAGCGCTAATGAAG GGCCGGACGTTAGGCGACAGCACCGCCGGGCGGTGTCGCAGACGGAGCTTCATGCCTCCTAGTTTCTTTGAAGACGACACCGTGGACTTCCCGGATGATCTGGACACTTCCTTCTTCACCAGA gaAGGCCTGCAGGACGAGTTGTCCAGCTATGCTGATGAGGTTTTTGAGACTCCATCGGAGGCAGCCCTCAAACAGCTGGACGAGAGCGAGCTCACAGGAAGTGCCCTGGACAAGAACGAGCTGGAGAGGAGTCACCTCATGCT GCCCTTAGAGCGAGGATGGCGGAAGGCAAAAGACGGCTCCCTGGTCCAGCCTAAGGTGCgtctgaaacaggaagttgtgagTGTCaatcagcagcgggggcagaaGATCGCGGTCCCCGTTAAAAAACTGTTTGCCAAAGAGAAGAGACCCTACGGGCTCGGCATGGTCGGTCGACTCACAAACCGGACGTACCGCAAGCGCATCGACAGCTACGTCAAAAGGCAGATAGAGGACATGGATGATCACAG GCCTTTTTTCACCTACTGGATCACATTTGTCCACTTGCTCATCACCATTCTGGCTGTCACTATCTACGGCATTGCTCCTGTGGGCTTCTCACAGCATGAGACTGTCGACTCT GTGTTAAGGAACAAGGGAGTTTATGAAAACGTTAAGTTCGTGCAACAACAAAACTTCTGGGTTGGTCCGAGCTCA GAGGCGCTGATCCACCTGGGAGCCAAGTTTTCCCCCTGCATGCGTCAAGACCAGGAGATCCACAAACTGATCCAGgagaagagagcgagagagagggagtccGGCTGCTGCGTGAGGAACGACCGCTCCGGCTGCCTGCAGACTTTACAGGAGGAGTGTTCG AGTACCCTGGCAGTGTGGGTGAAGTGGCCTCAGCATCACAGTGCTCCCCATCTGAATGGTACGCTCCGCCAATATGGTTCAGTCTGCCATCAGGACCCCAG AATTTGTCTGGAGCCAGCCTCAGTTTCACCTCATGAGTGGCCCGATGACATCACCAAGTGGCCA GTCTGCACGAGGTACAACTCTGGGAATCACACCAACCTCCCCCACATAGACTGCACCATCACGGGCCGGCCCTGCTGCATCGGAACCAAAGGACG ATGTGAAATCACCTCTCGGGAGTACTGCGACTTCATGCGAGGCTACTTCCACGAGGAGGCTACTCTCTGCTCTCAG GTGGCCTGCATGGACGACGTGTGTGGTTTGCTGCCTTTCCTCAACCCGGAGATCCCCGACCAGTTCTCCAGACTCTGgctgtctctctttcttcatGCTGG GATCCTTCACTGCCTGGTGTCGGTGTTTTTCCAGATGACGGTGCTGAGGGACATAGAGAAGCTGGCCGGCTGGCTGAGGGTCTCCATCATTTACATGCTCAGCGGCGTCACGGGCAATTTGGCCTCATCCATCTTCCTGCCCTACAGAGCCGAG GTGGGTCCTGCAGGCAGCCAGTTTGGCATCCTTGCCTGTCTGTTCGTGGAGCTGTTTCAGAGCTGGCAGATCCTTGAGCGACCGTGGCGAGCCTTCGCCAAGCTGCTGGCCatctccgtcttcttcttctcctttggCCTGCTCCCTTGGATCGACAACTTCGCCCACATCTGCGGCTTCGTGTCGGGGTTCTTCCTGTCCTTCGCCTTCCTGCCGTACATCAG CTTCGGGCGTTCCGACATGTACCGGAAGCGTGTCCAGATCTGCATCTTCCTGGTGGTGTTCTTGGGCCTGCTCTCCGCCCTGGCCGTCCTCTTCTACGTCTACCCGGTGAAGTGCGACTGGTGCGAGTACCTCACCTGCATCCCCATCACGGACAAGTTCTGTGAGAAGTACGACCTGAACGCTCACCTCCTCTGA
- the rhbdf1b gene encoding inactive rhomboid protein 1 isoform X1, protein MDEPGSRNSSLQRKKPPWLKLDIPTIQLTPDDTPAHMQPVKRLRSVSMPGENPQTCMAALETSNNYLRPPLERLPSFTQSIKSEKRVHFERVNTVPPKGQRGPKRVSSVRRRSCVPKILTRRRSSIPKQIIRGTADWFGVSKDSDSTQRWRRKSLQHCSHLYGGLKTQVMREMELHSQDNLSLASTETPPPLYLPPHHPSHHHYGMQRIVDPLARGRAFRMVEEVDGFSVPQTPITPGTASLCSFSSSRSALNRLPRRRKRESVAVMSLKAAAALMKGRTLGDSTAGRCRRRSFMPPSFFEDDTVDFPDDLDTSFFTREGLQDELSSYADEVFETPSEAALKQLDESELTGSALDKNELERSHLMLPLERGWRKAKDGSLVQPKVRLKQEVVSVNQQRGQKIAVPVKKLFAKEKRPYGLGMVGRLTNRTYRKRIDSYVKRQIEDMDDHRPFFTYWITFVHLLITILAVTIYGIAPVGFSQHETVDSVLRNKGVYENVKFVQQQNFWVGPSSEALIHLGAKFSPCMRQDQEIHKLIQEKRARERESGCCVRNDRSGCLQTLQEECSSTLAVWVKWPQHHSAPHLNGTLRQYGSVCHQDPRICLEPASVSPHEWPDDITKWPVCTRYNSGNHTNLPHIDCTITGRPCCIGTKGRCEITSREYCDFMRGYFHEEATLCSQVACMDDVCGLLPFLNPEIPDQFSRLWLSLFLHAGILHCLVSVFFQMTVLRDIEKLAGWLRVSIIYMLSGVTGNLASSIFLPYRAEVGPAGSQFGILACLFVELFQSWQILERPWRAFAKLLAISVFFFSFGLLPWIDNFAHICGFVSGFFLSFAFLPYISFGRSDMYRKRVQICIFLVVFLGLLSALAVLFYVYPVKCDWCEYLTCIPITDKFCEKYDLNAHLL, encoded by the exons ATGGATGAGCCGGGCAGCCGGAACAGCAGCCTGCAGAGGAAAAAGCCACCATGGCTCAAACTGGACATCCCGACCATCCAGCTGACGCCCGACGACACGCCTGCGCACATGCAG ccGGTGAAGCGCCTGCGCAGTGTCAGCATGCCGGGGGAAAACCCTCAGACCTGCATGGCTGCCTTGGAAACTTCCAACAACTACCTCAGACCTCCTCTGGAGAGACTGCCCTCCTTCACACAGTCTATCAAGAG TGAGAAAAGGGTGCATTTTGAGCGGGTCAACACAGTTCCCCCGAAGGGCCAGAGGGGCCCCAAGAGGGTGTCGTCCGTGCGGAGGCGGTCCTGCGTCCCCAAAATACTGACCCGACGGCGCTCATCCATACCCAAACAGATCATCAG GGGTACGGCTGACTGGTTCGGGGTGAGCAAAGACAGCGACAGCACCCAgcgatggaggaggaagagcctGCAGCACTGCAGCCATCTGTACGGGGGTCTAAAGACGCAGGTGATGCGGGAGATGGAGCTACACAGCCAGGACAACCTCTCCCTGGCCAGCACTGAGACCCCTCCTCCCCTCTACCTCCCACCCCACCACCCCAGTCACCACCACTATGGCATGCAGAGG atcgTAGACCCCCTGGCCCGGGGGCGTGCCTTCCGCATGGTGGAAGAGGTAGACGGCTTCAGTGTCCCGCAAACGCCCATCACGCCCGGCACCGCCTCCCTCTGCTCCTTTTCCAGCTCCCGCTCCGCCCTCAACCGGCTGCCACGGCGACGCAAACGGGAGTCTGTCGCAGTCATGAGCCTCAAAGCTGCAGCAGCGCTAATGAAG GGCCGGACGTTAGGCGACAGCACCGCCGGGCGGTGTCGCAGACGGAGCTTCATGCCTCCTAGTTTCTTTGAAGACGACACCGTGGACTTCCCGGATGATCTGGACACTTCCTTCTTCACCAGA gaAGGCCTGCAGGACGAGTTGTCCAGCTATGCTGATGAGGTTTTTGAGACTCCATCGGAGGCAGCCCTCAAACAGCTGGACGAGAGCGAGCTCACAGGAAGTGCCCTGGACAAGAACGAGCTGGAGAGGAGTCACCTCATGCT GCCCTTAGAGCGAGGATGGCGGAAGGCAAAAGACGGCTCCCTGGTCCAGCCTAAGGTGCgtctgaaacaggaagttgtgagTGTCaatcagcagcgggggcagaaGATCGCGGTCCCCGTTAAAAAACTGTTTGCCAAAGAGAAGAGACCCTACGGGCTCGGCATGGTCGGTCGACTCACAAACCGGACGTACCGCAAGCGCATCGACAGCTACGTCAAAAGGCAGATAGAGGACATGGATGATCACAG GCCTTTTTTCACCTACTGGATCACATTTGTCCACTTGCTCATCACCATTCTGGCTGTCACTATCTACGGCATTGCTCCTGTGGGCTTCTCACAGCATGAGACTGTCGACTCT GTGTTAAGGAACAAGGGAGTTTATGAAAACGTTAAGTTCGTGCAACAACAAAACTTCTGGGTTGGTCCGAGCTCA GAGGCGCTGATCCACCTGGGAGCCAAGTTTTCCCCCTGCATGCGTCAAGACCAGGAGATCCACAAACTGATCCAGgagaagagagcgagagagagggagtccGGCTGCTGCGTGAGGAACGACCGCTCCGGCTGCCTGCAGACTTTACAGGAGGAGTGTTCG AGTACCCTGGCAGTGTGGGTGAAGTGGCCTCAGCATCACAGTGCTCCCCATCTGAATGGTACGCTCCGCCAATATGGTTCAGTCTGCCATCAGGACCCCAG AATTTGTCTGGAGCCAGCCTCAGTTTCACCTCATGAGTGGCCCGATGACATCACCAAGTGGCCA GTCTGCACGAGGTACAACTCTGGGAATCACACCAACCTCCCCCACATAGACTGCACCATCACGGGCCGGCCCTGCTGCATCGGAACCAAAGGACG ATGTGAAATCACCTCTCGGGAGTACTGCGACTTCATGCGAGGCTACTTCCACGAGGAGGCTACTCTCTGCTCTCAG GTGGCCTGCATGGACGACGTGTGTGGTTTGCTGCCTTTCCTCAACCCGGAGATCCCCGACCAGTTCTCCAGACTCTGgctgtctctctttcttcatGCTGG GATCCTTCACTGCCTGGTGTCGGTGTTTTTCCAGATGACGGTGCTGAGGGACATAGAGAAGCTGGCCGGCTGGCTGAGGGTCTCCATCATTTACATGCTCAGCGGCGTCACGGGCAATTTGGCCTCATCCATCTTCCTGCCCTACAGAGCCGAG GTGGGTCCTGCAGGCAGCCAGTTTGGCATCCTTGCCTGTCTGTTCGTGGAGCTGTTTCAGAGCTGGCAGATCCTTGAGCGACCGTGGCGAGCCTTCGCCAAGCTGCTGGCCatctccgtcttcttcttctcctttggCCTGCTCCCTTGGATCGACAACTTCGCCCACATCTGCGGCTTCGTGTCGGGGTTCTTCCTGTCCTTCGCCTTCCTGCCGTACATCAG CTTCGGGCGTTCCGACATGTACCGGAAGCGTGTCCAGATCTGCATCTTCCTGGTGGTGTTCTTGGGCCTGCTCTCCGCCCTGGCCGTCCTCTTCTACGTCTACCCGGTGAAGTGCGACTGGTGCGAGTACCTCACCTGCATCCCCATCACGGACAAGTTCTGTGAGAAGTACGACCTGAACGCTCACCTCCTCTGA
- the rhbdf1b gene encoding inactive rhomboid protein 1 isoform X5 — MAQTGHPDHPADARRHACAHAAGEAPAQCQHAGGKPSDLHGCLGNFQQLPQTSSGETALLHTVYQEIVDPLARGRAFRMVEEVDGFSVPQTPITPGTASLCSFSSSRSALNRLPRRRKRESVAVMSLKAAAALMKGRTLGDSTAGRCRRRSFMPPSFFEDDTVDFPDDLDTSFFTREGLQDELSSYADEVFETPSEAALKQLDESELTGSALDKNELERSHLMLPLERGWRKAKDGSLVQPKVRLKQEVVSVNQQRGQKIAVPVKKLFAKEKRPYGLGMVGRLTNRTYRKRIDSYVKRQIEDMDDHRPFFTYWITFVHLLITILAVTIYGIAPVGFSQHETVDSVLRNKGVYENVKFVQQQNFWVGPSSEALIHLGAKFSPCMRQDQEIHKLIQEKRARERESGCCVRNDRSGCLQTLQEECSSTLAVWVKWPQHHSAPHLNGTLRQYGSVCHQDPRICLEPASVSPHEWPDDITKWPVCTRYNSGNHTNLPHIDCTITGRPCCIGTKGRCEITSREYCDFMRGYFHEEATLCSQVACMDDVCGLLPFLNPEIPDQFSRLWLSLFLHAGILHCLVSVFFQMTVLRDIEKLAGWLRVSIIYMLSGVTGNLASSIFLPYRAEVGPAGSQFGILACLFVELFQSWQILERPWRAFAKLLAISVFFFSFGLLPWIDNFAHICGFVSGFFLSFAFLPYISFGRSDMYRKRVQICIFLVVFLGLLSALAVLFYVYPVKCDWCEYLTCIPITDKFCEKYDLNAHLL, encoded by the exons ATGGCTCAAACTGGACATCCCGACCATCCAGCTGACGCCCGACGACACGCCTGCGCACATGCAG ccGGTGAAGCGCCTGCGCAGTGTCAGCATGCCGGGGGAAAACCCTCAGACCTGCATGGCTGCCTTGGAAACTTCCAACAACTACCTCAGACCTCCTCTGGAGAGACTGCCCTCCTTCACACAGTCTATCAAGAG atcgTAGACCCCCTGGCCCGGGGGCGTGCCTTCCGCATGGTGGAAGAGGTAGACGGCTTCAGTGTCCCGCAAACGCCCATCACGCCCGGCACCGCCTCCCTCTGCTCCTTTTCCAGCTCCCGCTCCGCCCTCAACCGGCTGCCACGGCGACGCAAACGGGAGTCTGTCGCAGTCATGAGCCTCAAAGCTGCAGCAGCGCTAATGAAG GGCCGGACGTTAGGCGACAGCACCGCCGGGCGGTGTCGCAGACGGAGCTTCATGCCTCCTAGTTTCTTTGAAGACGACACCGTGGACTTCCCGGATGATCTGGACACTTCCTTCTTCACCAGA gaAGGCCTGCAGGACGAGTTGTCCAGCTATGCTGATGAGGTTTTTGAGACTCCATCGGAGGCAGCCCTCAAACAGCTGGACGAGAGCGAGCTCACAGGAAGTGCCCTGGACAAGAACGAGCTGGAGAGGAGTCACCTCATGCT GCCCTTAGAGCGAGGATGGCGGAAGGCAAAAGACGGCTCCCTGGTCCAGCCTAAGGTGCgtctgaaacaggaagttgtgagTGTCaatcagcagcgggggcagaaGATCGCGGTCCCCGTTAAAAAACTGTTTGCCAAAGAGAAGAGACCCTACGGGCTCGGCATGGTCGGTCGACTCACAAACCGGACGTACCGCAAGCGCATCGACAGCTACGTCAAAAGGCAGATAGAGGACATGGATGATCACAG GCCTTTTTTCACCTACTGGATCACATTTGTCCACTTGCTCATCACCATTCTGGCTGTCACTATCTACGGCATTGCTCCTGTGGGCTTCTCACAGCATGAGACTGTCGACTCT GTGTTAAGGAACAAGGGAGTTTATGAAAACGTTAAGTTCGTGCAACAACAAAACTTCTGGGTTGGTCCGAGCTCA GAGGCGCTGATCCACCTGGGAGCCAAGTTTTCCCCCTGCATGCGTCAAGACCAGGAGATCCACAAACTGATCCAGgagaagagagcgagagagagggagtccGGCTGCTGCGTGAGGAACGACCGCTCCGGCTGCCTGCAGACTTTACAGGAGGAGTGTTCG AGTACCCTGGCAGTGTGGGTGAAGTGGCCTCAGCATCACAGTGCTCCCCATCTGAATGGTACGCTCCGCCAATATGGTTCAGTCTGCCATCAGGACCCCAG AATTTGTCTGGAGCCAGCCTCAGTTTCACCTCATGAGTGGCCCGATGACATCACCAAGTGGCCA GTCTGCACGAGGTACAACTCTGGGAATCACACCAACCTCCCCCACATAGACTGCACCATCACGGGCCGGCCCTGCTGCATCGGAACCAAAGGACG ATGTGAAATCACCTCTCGGGAGTACTGCGACTTCATGCGAGGCTACTTCCACGAGGAGGCTACTCTCTGCTCTCAG GTGGCCTGCATGGACGACGTGTGTGGTTTGCTGCCTTTCCTCAACCCGGAGATCCCCGACCAGTTCTCCAGACTCTGgctgtctctctttcttcatGCTGG GATCCTTCACTGCCTGGTGTCGGTGTTTTTCCAGATGACGGTGCTGAGGGACATAGAGAAGCTGGCCGGCTGGCTGAGGGTCTCCATCATTTACATGCTCAGCGGCGTCACGGGCAATTTGGCCTCATCCATCTTCCTGCCCTACAGAGCCGAG GTGGGTCCTGCAGGCAGCCAGTTTGGCATCCTTGCCTGTCTGTTCGTGGAGCTGTTTCAGAGCTGGCAGATCCTTGAGCGACCGTGGCGAGCCTTCGCCAAGCTGCTGGCCatctccgtcttcttcttctcctttggCCTGCTCCCTTGGATCGACAACTTCGCCCACATCTGCGGCTTCGTGTCGGGGTTCTTCCTGTCCTTCGCCTTCCTGCCGTACATCAG CTTCGGGCGTTCCGACATGTACCGGAAGCGTGTCCAGATCTGCATCTTCCTGGTGGTGTTCTTGGGCCTGCTCTCCGCCCTGGCCGTCCTCTTCTACGTCTACCCGGTGAAGTGCGACTGGTGCGAGTACCTCACCTGCATCCCCATCACGGACAAGTTCTGTGAGAAGTACGACCTGAACGCTCACCTCCTCTGA
- the rhbdf1b gene encoding inactive rhomboid protein 1 isoform X3 codes for MDEPGSRNSSLQRKKPPWLKLDIPTIQLTPDDTPAHMQPVKRLRSVSMPGENPQTCMAALETSNNYLRPPLERLPSFTQSIKSEKRVHFERVNTVPPKGQRGPKRVSSVRRRSCVPKILTRRRSSIPKQIIRGTADWFGVSKDSDSTQRWRRKSLQHCSHLYGGLKTQVMREMELHSQDNLSLASTETPPPLYLPPHHPSHHHYGMQRGRTLGDSTAGRCRRRSFMPPSFFEDDTVDFPDDLDTSFFTREGLQDELSSYADEVFETPSEAALKQLDESELTGSALDKNELERSHLMLPLERGWRKAKDGSLVQPKVRLKQEVVSVNQQRGQKIAVPVKKLFAKEKRPYGLGMVGRLTNRTYRKRIDSYVKRQIEDMDDHRPFFTYWITFVHLLITILAVTIYGIAPVGFSQHETVDSVLRNKGVYENVKFVQQQNFWVGPSSEALIHLGAKFSPCMRQDQEIHKLIQEKRARERESGCCVRNDRSGCLQTLQEECSSTLAVWVKWPQHHSAPHLNGTLRQYGSVCHQDPRICLEPASVSPHEWPDDITKWPVCTRYNSGNHTNLPHIDCTITGRPCCIGTKGRCEITSREYCDFMRGYFHEEATLCSQVACMDDVCGLLPFLNPEIPDQFSRLWLSLFLHAGILHCLVSVFFQMTVLRDIEKLAGWLRVSIIYMLSGVTGNLASSIFLPYRAEVGPAGSQFGILACLFVELFQSWQILERPWRAFAKLLAISVFFFSFGLLPWIDNFAHICGFVSGFFLSFAFLPYISFGRSDMYRKRVQICIFLVVFLGLLSALAVLFYVYPVKCDWCEYLTCIPITDKFCEKYDLNAHLL; via the exons ATGGATGAGCCGGGCAGCCGGAACAGCAGCCTGCAGAGGAAAAAGCCACCATGGCTCAAACTGGACATCCCGACCATCCAGCTGACGCCCGACGACACGCCTGCGCACATGCAG ccGGTGAAGCGCCTGCGCAGTGTCAGCATGCCGGGGGAAAACCCTCAGACCTGCATGGCTGCCTTGGAAACTTCCAACAACTACCTCAGACCTCCTCTGGAGAGACTGCCCTCCTTCACACAGTCTATCAAGAG TGAGAAAAGGGTGCATTTTGAGCGGGTCAACACAGTTCCCCCGAAGGGCCAGAGGGGCCCCAAGAGGGTGTCGTCCGTGCGGAGGCGGTCCTGCGTCCCCAAAATACTGACCCGACGGCGCTCATCCATACCCAAACAGATCATCAG GGGTACGGCTGACTGGTTCGGGGTGAGCAAAGACAGCGACAGCACCCAgcgatggaggaggaagagcctGCAGCACTGCAGCCATCTGTACGGGGGTCTAAAGACGCAGGTGATGCGGGAGATGGAGCTACACAGCCAGGACAACCTCTCCCTGGCCAGCACTGAGACCCCTCCTCCCCTCTACCTCCCACCCCACCACCCCAGTCACCACCACTATGGCATGCAGAGG GGCCGGACGTTAGGCGACAGCACCGCCGGGCGGTGTCGCAGACGGAGCTTCATGCCTCCTAGTTTCTTTGAAGACGACACCGTGGACTTCCCGGATGATCTGGACACTTCCTTCTTCACCAGA gaAGGCCTGCAGGACGAGTTGTCCAGCTATGCTGATGAGGTTTTTGAGACTCCATCGGAGGCAGCCCTCAAACAGCTGGACGAGAGCGAGCTCACAGGAAGTGCCCTGGACAAGAACGAGCTGGAGAGGAGTCACCTCATGCT GCCCTTAGAGCGAGGATGGCGGAAGGCAAAAGACGGCTCCCTGGTCCAGCCTAAGGTGCgtctgaaacaggaagttgtgagTGTCaatcagcagcgggggcagaaGATCGCGGTCCCCGTTAAAAAACTGTTTGCCAAAGAGAAGAGACCCTACGGGCTCGGCATGGTCGGTCGACTCACAAACCGGACGTACCGCAAGCGCATCGACAGCTACGTCAAAAGGCAGATAGAGGACATGGATGATCACAG GCCTTTTTTCACCTACTGGATCACATTTGTCCACTTGCTCATCACCATTCTGGCTGTCACTATCTACGGCATTGCTCCTGTGGGCTTCTCACAGCATGAGACTGTCGACTCT GTGTTAAGGAACAAGGGAGTTTATGAAAACGTTAAGTTCGTGCAACAACAAAACTTCTGGGTTGGTCCGAGCTCA GAGGCGCTGATCCACCTGGGAGCCAAGTTTTCCCCCTGCATGCGTCAAGACCAGGAGATCCACAAACTGATCCAGgagaagagagcgagagagagggagtccGGCTGCTGCGTGAGGAACGACCGCTCCGGCTGCCTGCAGACTTTACAGGAGGAGTGTTCG AGTACCCTGGCAGTGTGGGTGAAGTGGCCTCAGCATCACAGTGCTCCCCATCTGAATGGTACGCTCCGCCAATATGGTTCAGTCTGCCATCAGGACCCCAG AATTTGTCTGGAGCCAGCCTCAGTTTCACCTCATGAGTGGCCCGATGACATCACCAAGTGGCCA GTCTGCACGAGGTACAACTCTGGGAATCACACCAACCTCCCCCACATAGACTGCACCATCACGGGCCGGCCCTGCTGCATCGGAACCAAAGGACG ATGTGAAATCACCTCTCGGGAGTACTGCGACTTCATGCGAGGCTACTTCCACGAGGAGGCTACTCTCTGCTCTCAG GTGGCCTGCATGGACGACGTGTGTGGTTTGCTGCCTTTCCTCAACCCGGAGATCCCCGACCAGTTCTCCAGACTCTGgctgtctctctttcttcatGCTGG GATCCTTCACTGCCTGGTGTCGGTGTTTTTCCAGATGACGGTGCTGAGGGACATAGAGAAGCTGGCCGGCTGGCTGAGGGTCTCCATCATTTACATGCTCAGCGGCGTCACGGGCAATTTGGCCTCATCCATCTTCCTGCCCTACAGAGCCGAG GTGGGTCCTGCAGGCAGCCAGTTTGGCATCCTTGCCTGTCTGTTCGTGGAGCTGTTTCAGAGCTGGCAGATCCTTGAGCGACCGTGGCGAGCCTTCGCCAAGCTGCTGGCCatctccgtcttcttcttctcctttggCCTGCTCCCTTGGATCGACAACTTCGCCCACATCTGCGGCTTCGTGTCGGGGTTCTTCCTGTCCTTCGCCTTCCTGCCGTACATCAG CTTCGGGCGTTCCGACATGTACCGGAAGCGTGTCCAGATCTGCATCTTCCTGGTGGTGTTCTTGGGCCTGCTCTCCGCCCTGGCCGTCCTCTTCTACGTCTACCCGGTGAAGTGCGACTGGTGCGAGTACCTCACCTGCATCCCCATCACGGACAAGTTCTGTGAGAAGTACGACCTGAACGCTCACCTCCTCTGA